One window from the genome of Streptomyces sp. WZ-12 encodes:
- a CDS encoding N-6 DNA methylase has product MEDEGSASAPVVTAAQIARLAGVTRAAVANWRRRHDDFPAPVGGTAAGPLFSLSEIETWLAGQRKGRGASQEVVLWQSLRAAYGDDMTAALVDVGSHLTGRATAALEGQLRESVDQMVAERTAPQFFEDLIARFLASAGRSGAQATSSPRLIRAFTHLAGQAEGLVYDPACGAGSLLLTVAGPHATGRAGQELSPGLLRLAQLRTQLSGGPPAGLEAGDSLRNDRHPDLRAQLVVCEPPLGQNDWGREELLLDARWELGAPPRAESDLAWLQHCYFHTAPGGRALIALAPSAAYRRSGRRIRAELVRRGALRTVVALPSGMATSHNLPVLLWELCRPAAPGEEVQAVRMVDLTANDPDGPLEPTPDQVADVSLIDLIREEVDLRPSSYVTEAQPDYPTEYTALRTALEHQLRELAELLPPLPPGPGTGSLDEITLVSVGDLVKAGLVRTGDGETASTSDQLDTDYLQGFLRSASNTRRNTSATGTHRADLRGAQLPQMDIGEQRQYGAAFRNLGEFERRLKELARMGDQATRLAYDGLTNGALAPTGTSHDVTSREGAE; this is encoded by the coding sequence ATGGAGGACGAAGGATCCGCTTCAGCGCCAGTTGTCACGGCGGCCCAGATCGCACGGCTTGCCGGTGTCACTCGTGCTGCTGTCGCCAATTGGCGACGCCGGCACGACGATTTCCCCGCGCCCGTCGGCGGGACAGCGGCAGGCCCGCTCTTCTCCCTTTCCGAGATCGAGACCTGGCTGGCCGGACAGCGCAAGGGGCGAGGAGCCTCGCAGGAGGTCGTCCTCTGGCAGTCCCTGCGCGCCGCGTATGGCGACGACATGACTGCCGCCCTCGTGGATGTCGGCTCACACCTGACCGGGAGGGCCACCGCGGCGCTCGAGGGCCAGCTCCGGGAGTCCGTCGACCAGATGGTCGCCGAGCGCACCGCGCCGCAATTCTTCGAGGACCTGATCGCCCGTTTCCTCGCTTCGGCCGGCCGCAGCGGCGCGCAGGCGACCTCCTCTCCGCGCCTTATCAGGGCCTTTACGCACCTCGCCGGACAGGCCGAGGGCTTGGTGTATGACCCAGCCTGCGGTGCCGGATCACTCCTGCTGACGGTCGCAGGACCACACGCGACCGGACGAGCCGGGCAAGAGCTCAGCCCCGGCCTGCTCCGACTGGCCCAGCTGCGAACCCAGCTCAGCGGGGGCCCTCCGGCCGGCCTTGAAGCCGGGGACTCGCTCCGGAACGACCGTCACCCCGATCTACGGGCCCAACTCGTCGTCTGCGAACCACCTTTGGGTCAGAATGACTGGGGTCGTGAGGAGCTGCTTCTCGACGCCCGATGGGAACTGGGCGCACCACCCCGAGCCGAGAGCGACCTGGCCTGGCTCCAGCACTGCTACTTCCACACCGCCCCCGGGGGCCGCGCGCTCATCGCGCTCGCGCCATCCGCCGCGTACCGCAGAAGCGGCCGTCGGATCCGGGCGGAGTTGGTGCGCCGCGGAGCCCTCCGCACGGTTGTGGCATTGCCCTCGGGCATGGCTACCAGTCACAACCTGCCGGTCCTGCTCTGGGAGCTCTGTCGTCCGGCAGCACCGGGCGAGGAGGTTCAGGCCGTGCGAATGGTCGACCTGACGGCGAACGATCCGGACGGCCCGCTGGAACCGACCCCGGACCAGGTCGCCGACGTATCACTGATCGATCTCATCCGCGAAGAGGTGGACCTCAGACCGTCCTCGTACGTGACGGAGGCCCAGCCCGACTACCCGACCGAGTACACGGCTCTCCGCACCGCCCTGGAACACCAACTGCGTGAACTGGCCGAGCTGCTGCCCCCGCTCCCTCCTGGCCCCGGCACCGGGTCCCTGGACGAGATCACCTTGGTGAGCGTCGGCGATCTGGTCAAGGCAGGTCTGGTACGTACGGGGGACGGCGAGACGGCTTCCACGAGTGATCAGTTGGACACGGACTACCTTCAAGGATTCCTTCGCAGCGCGAGCAACACCCGCCGCAACACCTCCGCCACGGGCACCCACCGGGCAGACCTGCGCGGGGCCCAGCTGCCACAGATGGACATCGGAGAGCAACGCCAGTACGGGGCGGCTTTCAGGAACTTGGGCGAGTTCGAGCGAAGGCTGAAGGAACTTGCCAGGATGGGCGATCAAGCCACCCGCCTGGCGTACGACGGGCTGACCAACGGCGCCCTCGCGCCAACGGGGACTTCACACGACGTGACATCACGAGAAGGTGCTGAGTGA
- a CDS encoding type I restriction-modification system subunit M codes for MSNTNQELADFIWSVADLLRGDYKRSEYAKVILPLTVLRRFDCVMEEKGTREAVWARNDSFAGERKDSLLIAVSGLPFFNISRQSFKTIGSDDKNVYVNLKDYIRGFSPEVTEIIDRYDFHIQIERLKDADLLYLVVQEFAAMDLSPSKVSNHDMGYVFEELIRKFADASNETAGEHFTPREVIKLMVELLLGPDEELIRRPGAVIDILDPACGTGGMLAAAEEHIKELKPGARVNLFGQEINAESYAICRSDMLLKEHVAGNIRFGNTFTRDWHEDRKFSYMLANPPFGVEWKKSEKAVREEHDDRGFDGRFGAGLPRINDGSFLFLQHMLHKMQPLKKDENGKEIGGSRIAIVFNGSPLFTGGAGSGESEIRRWILENDYLETIVGLPDQLFYNTGISTYFWILSNRKPKHRKGKVVMIDARGEWVKRRKSLGEKRKEISEEQIAGICALYRDAEQIAADENHPQHAKVKILRNEEYGYQRITVDRPLKLRFEITEDTLTELATSAALQKVLGDKKMSEEEVAKRQAQFVAALHPLIGESWPTKSEAWDALHEAVTSAGLIWPSGAAFQKALREAVGVRDPEGEVQYAKAKQPEHDPDLRDAENVPMGQNIDDYLAEEVTPHVKDAWIAELKNPKTKLTERYKVGYEIPFTRHFYVYEPPRPLAEIDKELKSLEAEIQALLGEVTS; via the coding sequence GTGAGCAACACCAACCAGGAACTTGCCGACTTCATCTGGTCGGTGGCCGACCTGCTGCGCGGCGACTACAAACGCTCGGAGTACGCCAAGGTCATCCTGCCGCTCACGGTGCTGCGTCGCTTCGACTGCGTGATGGAGGAGAAGGGAACGCGCGAGGCGGTATGGGCGAGGAACGACTCGTTCGCAGGCGAGCGCAAGGACTCGCTCCTGATCGCCGTCTCGGGACTCCCGTTCTTCAACATCTCTCGGCAGAGTTTCAAGACCATCGGCAGTGACGACAAGAACGTCTACGTCAACCTCAAGGACTACATCCGCGGCTTCTCCCCCGAGGTCACCGAGATCATCGATCGGTACGACTTCCACATCCAGATCGAGCGCCTGAAGGACGCAGACCTTCTGTACCTGGTGGTCCAGGAGTTCGCGGCGATGGACCTCAGTCCGAGCAAGGTCAGCAACCACGACATGGGTTACGTCTTCGAGGAGCTGATCCGCAAGTTCGCGGACGCCTCCAACGAGACGGCCGGTGAGCACTTCACACCGCGCGAGGTCATCAAGCTGATGGTCGAACTGCTCTTGGGCCCCGACGAGGAGCTAATCCGCAGGCCTGGCGCGGTCATCGACATCCTCGACCCAGCGTGCGGCACAGGCGGCATGCTCGCCGCCGCCGAGGAACACATCAAGGAGCTCAAGCCAGGCGCGCGCGTCAACCTGTTCGGGCAGGAGATCAACGCCGAGTCGTACGCGATCTGCCGCTCCGACATGCTCCTCAAGGAGCATGTCGCCGGCAACATCCGATTCGGCAACACCTTCACCCGCGACTGGCACGAGGACCGCAAGTTCAGCTACATGCTGGCCAATCCGCCATTCGGCGTGGAGTGGAAGAAGTCGGAGAAGGCGGTCCGCGAAGAGCACGACGACCGCGGCTTCGACGGGCGCTTCGGCGCCGGTCTCCCCCGGATCAACGACGGCTCGTTCCTCTTCCTTCAGCACATGCTCCACAAGATGCAGCCGCTGAAGAAGGACGAGAACGGCAAGGAGATTGGCGGCTCGCGCATCGCCATCGTCTTCAACGGCTCCCCGCTCTTCACGGGAGGCGCAGGGTCGGGTGAATCGGAGATCCGCCGCTGGATCCTGGAAAACGACTACTTGGAGACCATCGTCGGCCTCCCGGACCAGCTCTTCTACAACACCGGTATCTCCACATACTTCTGGATCCTCAGCAACCGCAAACCCAAGCACCGTAAGGGCAAAGTCGTCATGATCGACGCGCGTGGGGAGTGGGTGAAGCGGCGGAAGTCCCTCGGCGAGAAGCGTAAGGAGATCTCCGAGGAGCAGATCGCCGGTATCTGCGCTCTGTATCGCGACGCCGAGCAGATCGCGGCGGACGAGAACCACCCGCAGCACGCCAAGGTGAAAATCCTCCGCAACGAGGAGTACGGCTACCAGCGCATCACCGTGGACCGCCCGCTGAAGCTCCGCTTCGAGATCACCGAGGACACGCTGACGGAGCTGGCGACCTCCGCGGCGCTCCAGAAGGTGCTGGGCGACAAGAAAATGTCAGAGGAGGAAGTAGCGAAACGGCAGGCCCAGTTCGTGGCTGCGCTTCATCCCCTGATCGGGGAGTCCTGGCCGACCAAGTCCGAAGCATGGGATGCCCTGCACGAGGCCGTCACCTCGGCCGGCCTTATCTGGCCGTCCGGCGCGGCCTTCCAGAAGGCCCTCCGGGAGGCGGTGGGCGTACGTGACCCGGAGGGCGAGGTCCAGTACGCGAAGGCCAAGCAGCCCGAACACGACCCCGACCTCCGCGACGCCGAGAACGTACCGATGGGCCAGAACATCGACGACTACTTGGCGGAAGAGG
- a CDS encoding DNA sulfur modification protein DndB has translation MTITMPTTTVEGIQLTVTPFRPDAVIGTMGLPTLLQLVPSPRAEEDKRALKYASGAVRRHAEVRGLVQRMLKASQKGRNVTSYASYIATGIGGGHGAAWSTPPITLWLDGQPGAVSEELIAGSGIRTITVLPGSPVVAIDGETQVTAWHELFDNPERFGTTYEKLSSVRLSFELYFGLSVEDARQIFYDRNVEGVPVAKNLAMSMDQRDIGTQLAHRIAEAVKIEHNGKIFPLSKLVQARKRQLTKADPEVVTLSALRVLVITTLHGRGGLGLSSSTVHEGELPEGVSPEQAEREIVPLLSQLIGWLFPHFEAHDAVSAPAVLAGLGIAAHQATSWALGGTRLNVEELLRLVEPVRFEREARYWDGVAASANAAGTLNFGGGAKDAGGRVADALLHPDSEYGRKIRGW, from the coding sequence ATGACCATCACCATGCCGACCACGACCGTCGAGGGGATCCAGCTCACGGTCACCCCGTTCCGCCCGGATGCGGTGATCGGGACGATGGGGCTGCCGACGCTGCTCCAGCTCGTCCCTTCGCCCCGGGCTGAGGAGGACAAGCGGGCCCTGAAGTACGCCTCTGGTGCGGTGCGTCGGCACGCCGAGGTGCGGGGGCTCGTGCAGCGGATGCTGAAGGCCTCACAGAAGGGGCGGAATGTGACCTCCTATGCCTCCTACATCGCCACCGGAATCGGTGGTGGGCACGGGGCAGCTTGGTCCACGCCGCCGATCACGCTGTGGCTGGACGGGCAGCCTGGGGCTGTGAGCGAGGAGCTGATCGCGGGCAGCGGGATCCGTACGATCACAGTGCTGCCAGGGTCGCCGGTCGTGGCGATCGACGGGGAAACGCAGGTCACCGCGTGGCACGAGCTGTTCGACAACCCGGAGCGCTTCGGGACGACGTACGAGAAGCTCAGCAGCGTGCGGCTGTCGTTCGAGCTGTACTTCGGGCTCAGCGTCGAAGACGCGCGGCAGATCTTCTACGACCGCAATGTCGAGGGCGTGCCGGTCGCGAAGAATCTGGCCATGTCGATGGACCAGCGTGACATCGGCACCCAGCTCGCCCACCGGATCGCCGAGGCGGTGAAGATCGAGCACAACGGGAAGATCTTCCCGCTCAGCAAGCTGGTGCAGGCGCGCAAGCGGCAGCTGACGAAAGCCGACCCGGAGGTCGTGACCCTGTCCGCGCTGCGGGTCCTAGTGATCACGACGCTGCATGGGAGGGGCGGGCTCGGGCTCTCCTCCTCGACCGTGCACGAGGGTGAGCTGCCCGAAGGGGTCAGCCCTGAGCAGGCCGAGCGCGAGATCGTTCCGTTGCTGTCGCAGCTGATCGGCTGGCTCTTCCCGCACTTCGAGGCACATGATGCAGTCTCCGCACCAGCGGTACTCGCTGGGCTCGGTATCGCCGCCCACCAGGCCACCAGCTGGGCCCTCGGCGGCACTCGGCTGAACGTCGAGGAGCTGCTGCGGCTGGTCGAGCCGGTGCGCTTCGAGCGCGAGGCCCGGTACTGGGACGGCGTCGCCGCCAGCGCAAACGCGGCCGGAACGCTGAACTTCGGCGGCGGCGCCAAGGACGCCGGCGGGCGCGTCGCCGACGCGCTGCTCCACCCGGACAGCGAGTACGGCCGTAAGATCCGCGGCTGGTAG
- a CDS encoding HAD family hydrolase — protein MLIFDADDTLWENNVIFERVIAEFTGWLAGPGMGRGAVREVLDGIEAANAVTLGYGSKVFLRSLGECAERVRGRAVTAAERARIAGWGAAFEGDRVELIAGVAETLAELAGRHELLLLTKGDREEQQRKVDASGLTGHFQGVHIVPEKNVATYAELTRAYGLAPERTWMIGNSPKSDILPARSAGLNAVFIPHDHTWVLEHEELDPGDEKVLRLGAFGELVRHF, from the coding sequence GTGTTGATTTTTGATGCGGATGACACGTTGTGGGAGAACAACGTGATCTTTGAGCGGGTCATTGCGGAGTTCACGGGGTGGTTGGCGGGGCCGGGGATGGGGCGGGGGGCGGTGCGGGAGGTGTTGGACGGGATCGAGGCGGCGAACGCGGTGACGTTGGGGTACGGGAGCAAGGTGTTCCTGCGGAGCCTCGGGGAGTGTGCGGAACGGGTGCGGGGGCGGGCGGTGACGGCGGCGGAGCGGGCGCGGATCGCCGGGTGGGGGGCGGCGTTCGAGGGGGATCGGGTGGAGTTGATCGCCGGGGTGGCGGAGACGCTGGCGGAGTTGGCCGGGCGGCACGAGTTGCTGTTGTTGACCAAGGGGGATCGGGAGGAGCAGCAGCGGAAGGTGGACGCGTCGGGGCTGACGGGGCACTTCCAGGGGGTGCACATCGTGCCGGAGAAGAACGTCGCCACGTATGCGGAGTTGACGCGGGCCTATGGGCTGGCGCCGGAGCGGACGTGGATGATCGGGAACTCGCCGAAGTCGGATATTTTGCCGGCCCGTTCGGCGGGGCTGAACGCGGTGTTCATCCCGCATGACCACACCTGGGTGCTGGAGCACGAGGAGTTGGATCCGGGGGACGAGAAGGTGTTGCGGTTGGGGGCGTTCGGGGAGTTGGTGCGGCACTTCTGA